A portion of the Polaribacter cellanae genome contains these proteins:
- a CDS encoding LysE family translocator → MIETLISFILATSVLAVSPGPDNIFVLTQSIVNGRKYGLATVFGLMTGCIIHTTLVAFGVSTIIKENENLFLIIKILGASYLLYLAYRVYKSDSEILISTENVTQKSTFQLFKTGFLMNVLNPKVTIFFLAFFPQFLFSSEMSTILQFYILGFHFILVSFIVFGSIAVLAGKVSIYLKEHKKTGLYLKWAQIIVFVAISVLILI, encoded by the coding sequence ATGATTGAAACATTGATCTCCTTTATTTTAGCGACTTCTGTTCTTGCAGTTTCTCCAGGGCCAGACAATATTTTTGTGTTAACACAAAGTATTGTAAATGGAAGAAAATATGGTTTGGCAACTGTTTTTGGATTGATGACAGGTTGTATCATTCATACTACATTGGTTGCATTTGGAGTTTCCACAATCATCAAAGAAAATGAGAATTTATTTCTAATTATTAAAATTTTAGGTGCGAGTTATTTGTTGTATTTGGCATATCGTGTTTACAAAAGTGATTCAGAAATTTTAATTTCTACAGAAAATGTAACACAAAAAAGTACGTTTCAGTTGTTTAAAACGGGTTTTTTAATGAATGTTTTAAATCCGAAAGTAACCATTTTCTTTTTGGCATTTTTTCCTCAGTTTTTATTTTCTTCAGAAATGTCTACCATTTTACAATTTTATATTTTAGGCTTCCATTTTATCTTAGTTTCTTTTATTGTTTTTGGAAGTATTGCTGTTCTTGCTGGAAAAGTATCTATTTATTTAAAAGAACACAAAAAAACAGGTTTGTATTTAAAATGGGCACAAATTATTGTTTTTGTAGCGATTTCGGTTTTAATATTAATCTAA
- a CDS encoding DUF721 domain-containing protein → MSKRENDSFSVKDLMQSFIKENNLSKGMQKIKVEETWTKMMGQGVATHTTSVKLQNKTLIINLTSSVLREELSYGKEKIIKMMNEELGDEVVGKLMLV, encoded by the coding sequence ATGTCAAAAAGAGAAAACGATTCTTTTTCGGTAAAAGATTTAATGCAGAGTTTTATCAAAGAAAATAATTTAAGCAAAGGAATGCAAAAAATTAAAGTGGAAGAAACCTGGACAAAAATGATGGGGCAAGGAGTTGCAACGCATACAACTTCTGTAAAACTTCAAAATAAAACGTTGATAATTAATTTAACTTCTTCTGTTTTGCGTGAAGAGTTGAGTTATGGGAAAGAAAAAATTATAAAAATGATGAATGAAGAATTGGGTGACGAAGTTGTGGGAAAATTGATGTTGGTGTAA